The segment GACGCCCTTGCAGTGGCATGTGGCCGGCGCCACCGTGCGCCACGACCACCCGTTTGCCGTGCCGTCGCTGCCGCCGCAGGAGCCGTTGACGGCGTCCTTGCGCGCCTTGCTGGCCGCAGCGCCTGGCAAGTAAGCGCCATCTCCCCAAACTGTGGCGTCGTGCGTATTGCTGGCGGCCTACTTCGCGCTTTCCATCGATTCCACCGTGTCGAAAATAGGCGCCAGCGCGCTTTCCATGGCGCCGGCGGTAGCGTCGCCGCTCTGGTTGGTGATGATGAAGATCCCCAGCTGATATTGGGGAACGACCCAGGCGTAGCTTTGCGCGCGCGGCACGCCGCCATGGTGTACATAATGCGTGCCCAGCTGGCGATTGCTGCCGATGTTCCAGAAGTAGCCAATGCTGAAGTCGTCCTGAAAGCGCACCAGCGGCTTGTGCGATTCGACGACCGCGCGATGGGCGCTCAATTGCAGGCGCAGGTATTTCGCCATGTCCGGCACGGTCGACTTCAGGTTGCCGGCCGCCCCCCAGGGCAGTTGCGGCATCGGTGTCGTCACGACGGGATTGTCGCTGTGGTAGCCGGGCGCCAGCCGATCACTATCCCCGGCTGCGATTTTCAGCCTGGTATCGTGCATGCCGGCTTCGCGCGCGATGAATTGCGTGAGCAGCACTTCATAGGGCATGGCGTAGATTGTTTCGAGCGTGTGTGCAATGAGTTCGGTGCCGGCGCTGGAATAGGCGTAGTCCTCCCCTAGCGGACCCTTGATGCTGACTGCATGTAAATCCTGCCAGAATTGCTGTTGTCCGTAGTCGGCATAGGCCGCATTGAGTTTTGCCGGCGTGGCGTGTGCCGTGAAATCCTGCAATATGGCGTTCACCTGCAATGGCAGCATGCCCGGCATGGTGCTGGTGTGCGTGATCAAATGGCGCAGGAGAACGGGCTGACCTTGCCACTGCAGGTTCGGGTAGGCCTCCGGCAGGTACTGTTGTATGGGATCGTCGAGCGCCGCCTTCCCGTCCAGCACGGCGTTCGCCAGCAGCAGGCCGGCAAAAGTCTTGCTGACCGAGCCGATTTCATACAGGGTTGTATCGTTCGGCGGATTGGCTTTGCCGGTCTCCAGCTCGCCTTGATGCAGAACGAATTCCTTGCCGCGATAAACGACGGCAATCGAGGTCGCGTGCAGCAATGTCGACTGCAGCAGCGTGGTTGCGGTCTGGCGCATGGCCGCAGGAATGTCATGCGCAGGTGCCGTGGCTGCGGGCTTGCAGGCTGCCAGCAGCAGTGTCATTACAGTGATGCTTGCGGCGAGTTTGGTCATCTTGCGCACCATCGAGGGGGGAGGGGCATTCTCGCACGTTGGTTCAACGGTGACAGAAAAAACTTGGCAAAAATCTTCCCTTCTTTCTTCCAGACAGTGTGACATTTGCATGACAAATAACAGTGCCTGTCCCGATTGCGCGTCATTAAGGCGTGCATGCGAGGCGACGCTCAAGCGCGCGCCGTCCATGCGCCAAAAGTGACGGACCGTTGAAGGTGCACCTTGGACTGCAGTCAGAGGCGGCCGGGACTTTTGCCTTGCATGCCGGCTTGCGCCGGCATATTCGATTTTGGTTTTAAGTTCAACGACAGGAACTGCAACATGACTGAAAACAATGCATCTGGCTCCAGCGTCTCCGCCATCGACGCTTACCTGAACAGTTCCGCCGCTGCCCAGCGCTTCACGGGCACGGCGAACGCCGATGTGCTCACCGGCACCACGGGCGCCGACGTGCTCGAAGGCCTGGCCGGCGACGACACGTATTACGTCAACCACAGCGGCGACGTAATCGTCGAGCTGGCCAACGGCGGCAGCGATACCGTCTACACCAGCGCCAATTACACGGTGGCCGACAACGTCGAGAACGTGCGCCTGACCGCAGGCGGCCTGACGGTAACGGGCAGCGCCAATACCAATAACGTCTTTTTCGTTGACGCGGCCGGTGGCAACAGGATCGATGGCGGCGGCACGGGCAACACGGTCAACTACATGGCTGCGGGCACGGGCGTGACGGCGACCTTGTCCGGAGCGAATGGCCCGGTGACGGCGCCGCCCGGCAGCGACGTGCTGCTCAATATCGCCAACCTCATCGGCAGCAAGCTCGACGATGTCCTGAGCGGTAACGAGCTCAAAAACGCCCTCGTGGGCGGTTTTGGCAACGATATCCTGCGCGGCGGCAAGGGAGACGATACCCTGGCCGGCATGCAGGGCGACGACACCTATCTTTTTGCCCGCGGCG is part of the Janthinobacterium sp. 67 genome and harbors:
- a CDS encoding serine hydrolase domain-containing protein, with protein sequence MTKLAASITVMTLLLAACKPAATAPAHDIPAAMRQTATTLLQSTLLHATSIAVVYRGKEFVLHQGELETGKANPPNDTTLYEIGSVSKTFAGLLLANAVLDGKAALDDPIQQYLPEAYPNLQWQGQPVLLRHLITHTSTMPGMLPLQVNAILQDFTAHATPAKLNAAYADYGQQQFWQDLHAVSIKGPLGEDYAYSSAGTELIAHTLETIYAMPYEVLLTQFIAREAGMHDTRLKIAAGDSDRLAPGYHSDNPVVTTPMPQLPWGAAGNLKSTVPDMAKYLRLQLSAHRAVVESHKPLVRFQDDFSIGYFWNIGSNRQLGTHYVHHGGVPRAQSYAWVVPQYQLGIFIITNQSGDATAGAMESALAPIFDTVESMESAK